From a single Pseudoliparis swirei isolate HS2019 ecotype Mariana Trench chromosome 12, NWPU_hadal_v1, whole genome shotgun sequence genomic region:
- the srsf5b gene encoding serine and arginine rich splicing factor 5b, whose amino-acid sequence MSGCRIFIGRLSPSAREKDVERFFKGYGRIRDIDLKRGFGFVEFDDPRDAEDAVYELDGKELCSERVTIEHARVRLRGGRGRGSGGSSGGGGGGSAGGRFSDRYGRGSQNSRSRNPPPMRTENRLIVENLSSRVSWQDLKDFMRQAGEVTFADAHRPKLNEGVVEFASGSDLKNAMDKLSGKEINGRKIKLIEATRKRSRSRSRSDSSSRSRSRSRGRSPSRSPRRSRSPAHKPHNRSRSRSRSRSRSRSRSRSRSRSRSRSHCRSRSRSRSPSLSPVGGGASSPNSKSKEPPKRLSKTSKSGTPPAQRASLSRSRSRSRSRSRSRSIDSQR is encoded by the exons ATGAGCGGGTGTCGCATCTTCATCGGCCGCCTGAGCCCCTCGGCTCGGGAGAAGGACGTGGAGCGGTTCTTCAAAGGGTACGGCCGCATCCGAGACATCGACCTGAAGAGAGGCTTCGGCTTCGTG GAGTTTGACGACCCCAGAGACGCTGAAGATGCTGTTTATGAGCTCGATGGCAAAGAGCTGTGCAGTGAAAG GGTGACTATAGAGCACGCTCGTGTACGCCTGCGTGGCGGGCGTGGCAGAGGaagtggtggtagtagtggtggcggcggcggcggcagtgCAGGAGGACGTTTCTCTGATCGTTATGGACGGGGCTCCCAGAACAGTCGGAG CCGAAACCCTCCTCCGATGCGCACGGAGAACCGCCTCATCGTAGAGAACTTGTCCTCTCGAGTGAGCTGGCAG GACCTGAAAGATTTCATGAGACAAGCTGGAGAGGTGACATTTGCAGACGCACACCGGCCCAAACTCAACGAAGG GGTCGTTGAGTTTGCTTCTGGCAGCGATCTGAAAAATGCCATGGACAAACTGTCTGGAAAGGAAATCAATGGCAGGAAAATCAAGCTCATTGAGGCAACCAGGAAGAG GTCCAGAAGTCGTTCCCGGTCCGACAGCTCCTCTCGCTCGCGGTCCCGTTCTCGCGGTCGCTCTCCATCTCGCTCGCCCAGACGTTCCCGCAGCCCCGCCCACAAGCCCCACAACCGCTCTCGTTCCCGTTCCCGCTcccgctctcgctctcgctcccgGTCTCGCTCCCGGTCTCGTTCCCGCTCTCGCTCGCATTGCCGCTCTCGCTCCCGCTCCCGCTCCCCCAGCCTCTCCCCCGTCGGCGGCGGCGCCTCCTCTCCAAACTCCAAATCCAAGGAGCCCCCCAAGCGGCTGTCCAAGACGAGCAAGTCGGGCACCCCGCCCGCCCAGAGAGCCTCCCTCTCCCGCTCCCGCTCCCGCTCTCGTTCCCGCTCTCGTTCTCGCTCCATTGACAGCCAGCGCTAA
- the slc10a1 gene encoding hepatic sodium/bile acid cotransporter codes for MTSFSPLRSTTLDILILQDLSGAFDTTDHSILLSRLESSLHLSGTALSWFKSYLSNRQQFIIINISESDTVPVPQGVPQGSQLTSCSDMEDSLGYTPGLSSDHDLWKNQSFLSNKTDGSVFKPMLSPVMNNIINMLLIIGLFITMVSLGCTMEVSKIKRHIMKPKGLAIAVLAQYGIMPLVAFSLVKLLQQTDMRAVVVLICGCCPGGTLSNILALAVQGDMNLSILMTACSTLMAFGMMPLLLSIYCRGFNLQNTMPFLEITISLVMILIPCGIGVAINYYKPQYAKIVTRVGLSLMLIVVLGIVVVCAAGSGVFILTVLSAPLMICSAVMPIIGFSFGYVLSWVVRLDPSERRTVAMETGCQNTQLCATIMKLAFPMELVGALFLFPMLYALFQVTEGALLAVLYSAYQRFTRRAKDKYQPAIAEEHEAEDKSV; via the exons AtgacctccttctctcctctgagGTCCACCACCCTCGACATCCTCATCCTACAGGACCTCAGTGGAGCCTTTGACACCACCGaccactccatcctcctctcccgtctTGAGTCCTCCCTCCACCTTTCTGGCACAGCCCTCTCCTGGTTCAAGTCATACCTCTCCAACCGCCAAcagttcatcatcatcaatatATCGGAGTCTGACACAGTCCCAGTCCCTCAAGGCGTCCCCCAAG GATCACAACTCACAAGCTGCTCCGACATGGAGGACTCCCTGGGCTACACACCGGGTCTCTCCTCCGATCACGATTTGTGGAAGAATCAAAGCTTCTTGTCGAACAAGACGGACGGCTCAGTTTTCAAACCAATGCTGTCGCCGGTGATGAATAATATCATCAACATGCTTTTGATAATCGGCCTTTTCATCACCATGGTTTCACTGGGATGCACAATGGAGGTGTCCAAGATCAAG CGCCACATAATGAAACCCAAAGGGCTGGCGATAGCAGTGCTGGCACAGTATGGTATCATGCCTCTAGTAGCATTTTCACTTGTTAAg TTGCTCCAGCAGACTGACATGAGGGCGGTGGTGGTTCTGATATGTGGCTGCTGTCCCGGAGGAACTCTCTCCAACATCCTGGCCCTGGCTGTGCAGGGAGACATGAACCTCAG CATTTTGATGACGGCCTGCTCCACCCTCATGGCTTTCGGCATGATGCCGCTGCTGCTCTCCATCTACTGCCGGGGCTTCAACCTGCAGAACACCATGCCCTTCCTCGAAATCACCATATCGCTGGTCATGATCCTCATTCCCTGCGGCATCGGCGTCGCCATCAACTACTACAAGCCGCAGTACGCCAAGATCGTCACCAGG gtAGGCCTCAGTCTCATGCTCATCGTCGTGTTAGGGATAGTCGTCGTGTGTGCCGCTGGATCGGGAGTCTTCATCCTGACCGTGCTGTCCGCTCCCCTCATGATCTGCAGCGCCGTCATGCCCATCATCGGCTTCTCCTTCGGATACGTCCTCTCCTGGGTCGTCAGACTCGACCCCTC GGAGAGGAGGACCGTTGCTATGGAAACAGGCTGTCAGAACACGCAGCTGTGCGCCACCATTATGAAACTGGCCTTTCCCATGGAGCTGGTCGGCGCCCTGTTCCTGTTCCCCATGCTCTACGCCTTATTCCAGGTTACAGAGGGGGCGCTGCTCGCCGTGCTGTACAGCGCTTACCAACGATTCACACGCAGGGCGAAGG ACAAGTACCAGCCGGCGATCGCTGAGGAGCACGAGGCTGAAGACAAGAGCGTCTGA
- the max gene encoding protein max isoform X1: MSDNDDIEVDSDEDSPRYHCVADKRAHHNALERKRRDHIKDSFHSLRDSVPALQGEKVGKVQPASPPGTRCSGSHASRAQILDKATEYIQYMRRKNHTHQQDIDDLKRQNALLEQQVRALEKVKGSAQLQASYSSSDSSLYTNPKGSAVSAFDGGSDSSSESEAEEPPNRKKLRVEAS; encoded by the exons ATGAGTGACAACGATGACATCGAAGTCGATAGTGAC GAAGACTCACCGAGATATCACTGTGTG GCAGACAAACGGGCGCACCACAACGCCCTGGAGCGCAAACGTAGGGACCACATCAAAGACAGCTTCCACAGCCTCCGGGACTCGGTCCCCGCCCTGCAGGGGGAGAAGGTTGGCAAAGTTCAGCCTGCAAGTCCTCCAGGCACACGATGCTCCGGCTCCCAT GCGTCTCGAGCTCAAATCTTAGACAAAGCTACAGAGTACATCCAGTACATGAGGCGAAAAaatcacacacaccagcaggacATCGACGACCTGAAGAGGCAGAACGCGCTGCTGGAGCAGCAAG TCCGCGCTCTGGAGAAGGTGAAGGGCTCCGCCCAGCTCCAGGCCAGCTACTCCTCGTCTGACAGCAGCCTGTACACCAACCCCAAAGGCAGCGCCGTGTCGGCGTTTGACGGCGGCTCCGACTCCAGCTCCGAGTCGGAGGCCGAGGAGCCGCCCAACAGGAAGAAGCTGCGCGTGGAGGCCAGCTAG
- the max gene encoding protein max isoform X2, which translates to MSDNDDIEVDSDADKRAHHNALERKRRDHIKDSFHSLRDSVPALQGEKVGKVQPASPPGTRCSGSHASRAQILDKATEYIQYMRRKNHTHQQDIDDLKRQNALLEQQVRALEKVKGSAQLQASYSSSDSSLYTNPKGSAVSAFDGGSDSSSESEAEEPPNRKKLRVEAS; encoded by the exons ATGAGTGACAACGATGACATCGAAGTCGATAGTGAC GCAGACAAACGGGCGCACCACAACGCCCTGGAGCGCAAACGTAGGGACCACATCAAAGACAGCTTCCACAGCCTCCGGGACTCGGTCCCCGCCCTGCAGGGGGAGAAGGTTGGCAAAGTTCAGCCTGCAAGTCCTCCAGGCACACGATGCTCCGGCTCCCAT GCGTCTCGAGCTCAAATCTTAGACAAAGCTACAGAGTACATCCAGTACATGAGGCGAAAAaatcacacacaccagcaggacATCGACGACCTGAAGAGGCAGAACGCGCTGCTGGAGCAGCAAG TCCGCGCTCTGGAGAAGGTGAAGGGCTCCGCCCAGCTCCAGGCCAGCTACTCCTCGTCTGACAGCAGCCTGTACACCAACCCCAAAGGCAGCGCCGTGTCGGCGTTTGACGGCGGCTCCGACTCCAGCTCCGAGTCGGAGGCCGAGGAGCCGCCCAACAGGAAGAAGCTGCGCGTGGAGGCCAGCTAG